A region of the Pseudarthrobacter sp. MM222 genome:
GCAGCCTAGACTGGCTCCGACGATTTAGGCGAAGGACTCGGTCTCGGGAGGGGCCCGTGGGCGAAAGCCCGGGGGCGTTTCTAAGACAGGTCCTTCAAACCCAGTTCTCGGAGAGCCTTGTCGAGCACGCCCCACACTTCGGCTGTACCAGCTGACCGTTCCAGGCCCGCCAGGGCAAGGAGCTGCCGCCGCAGGTCGAGTTCGTCGTCGGCGAGCCCTTGGTTGTAGGCGGGAGCGAGCAAATAGGAGTGGTTGTCGGTCGCGTAGGCGGCCATCATGTCCAGGAAGATCTCGAGCTCCCGCCCGGCAGTCGCTAGTGCGATGCGGACGTCAGCTGGGTCGGCGTCTGGCACCGGGGCACTGGACATGGAATGGATCTCCAGCTTGCCTGTCCACACGAGCGTCTGAAGCGGTTCGTCAAAGAGCGACAACACCGTGCCCATCTGGTGGTCCATCGAGGCATCATTCGGGAGCGCTCGCCTGACGTCGTGGACGATCTCATGGAAATGGTCATCGGCTAGCCCGAACCCAACGAACAGCAAGTGATGGGTCAGCAGGTGCGCCTTGACCAGTGCGGACAGCGCATCCCGATTGCTGTTGTAACCAAGGTAGTCGTCACGGGTCAGCACGATACTGTCGGGCTGGCTAACGGATCCATGGAGTTTCAAGAGCCAGTCAGTACCGACTGCAGGAATGTTCTCCGGCATTACGGTCCGCGGCCGTTGGGCGTCTCTACAGGCCGATTCGAAAAGCCGGTCATAGTTGAGAGTGATCGCCCCGGTTGACGGCACGGTGGCGAGAAGCGCCGGCGCCAACCCGTACCGAGGCAGGTCGACTGCTTTAGCCACTGCCTTGCCGAAAGCCGCCCGGGACCCATTCTGGTCGGCATAGAGTTGTTCGAGA
Encoded here:
- a CDS encoding SIR2 family NAD-dependent protein deacylase; this encodes MTQPHVFVAMADILNLRCDAWLLPTDSKVTIEQHWLKAHPNLRTMAAASVSTGFRDGSALAEPVRPWDPVLPFPIMTAVPDDGGWSPAVVAERLESFVRSALSAIPAPLDHRPYRLLALPFFGTAGGGAGNHLGAALRAILGASADLAARYDVDIVLVLRDKAAFSLAQKLRREAASGFSWPSLGDHLREKARCLGQIAQAGHLVPFLGAGVSVSAGAPSWSQLLDTLSAGIDLKEAQAGAFQGLNLLDQAGVLEQLYADQNGSRAAFGKAVAKAVDLPRYGLAPALLATVPSTGAITLNYDRLFESACRDAQRPRTVMPENIPAVGTDWLLKLHGSVSQPDSIVLTRDDYLGYNSNRDALSALVKAHLLTHHLLFVGFGLADDHFHEIVHDVRRALPNDASMDHQMGTVLSLFDEPLQTLVWTGKLEIHSMSSAPVPDADPADVRIALATAGRELEIFLDMMAAYATDNHSYLLAPAYNQGLADDELDLRRQLLALAGLERSAGTAEVWGVLDKALRELGLKDLS